The Macaca thibetana thibetana isolate TM-01 chromosome 11, ASM2454274v1, whole genome shotgun sequence genome window below encodes:
- the KLRC4 gene encoding LOW QUALITY PROTEIN: NKG2-F type II integral membrane protein (The sequence of the model RefSeq protein was modified relative to this genomic sequence to represent the inferred CDS: inserted 2 bases in 1 codon; substituted 1 base at 1 genomic stop codon), with translation MNKQRGTYSEVSLAQEPGRQQRKLKGNKSSISGTEQKIFQVELNLQNASSDHQGNDKTYHCKGLLPPPEKLTAEALGIICIALMATVLKTIVLIPCIGVLEQNNFSLNTRIQKAYDCGHCPEEWITYTNSCYYIGKEKRTWEXRVCXPVLQRTLVCFL, from the exons atgaataaacaaagaGGAACCTACTCTGAAGTGAGTCTGGCCCAGGAGCCAGGGAGGCAGCAAAGGAAACTTAAGGGCAATAAAAGCTCCATTTCAGGAACCGAACAGAAAATATTCCAAGTAGAATTAAACCTTCAAAATGCTTCTTCAGATCATCAAGGGAATGACAAGACATATCACTGCAAAG GTTTACTGCCACCTCCAGAGAAGCTCACTGCTGAGGCCCTGGGAATCATTTGCATTGCCCTGATGGCCACTGTGTTAAAAACAATAGTTCTTATTCCTT GTATTGGAGTACTGGAGCAGAACAATTTTTCCCTGAATACAAGAATCCAGAAAG CATATGATTGTGGCCATTGTCCTGAGGAGTGGATTACATATACCAACAGTTGTTATTACATTGGTAAGGAAAAAAGAACTTGGGA GAGAGTTTGCTGACCTGTGCTTCAAAGAACTCTAGTCTGCTTTCTATAg
- the LOC126931793 gene encoding NKG2-C type II integral membrane protein isoform X8: protein MNKQRGTFSEVSLAQDPKRQQRKPKDNKSPISGTKQEIFQVELNLQNPSLNHQGIDQIYDCQGLLPPPEKLTAEVLGIICIVLMATVLKTVVVIPYKPEQSNSSPNTRTQKVRHCGHCPEEWITYSNSCYYIGKEKRTWAESLLACTSKNSSLLSIDNEEEMKFLTAISPSTWTGVFRDSSHHPWVTINGLTFKHEIKDSDHAEYNCAMLHLDRLKSVQCRSSKRYYCKHKL, encoded by the exons atgaataaacaaagaGGAACCTTCTCAGAAGTGAGTCTGGCCCAGGATCCAAAGAGGCAGCAAAGGAAACCTAAAGACAATAAAAGCCCCATTTCAGGAACCAAACAGGAAATATTCCAAGTAGAATTAAACCTTCAAAATCCTTCTCTGAATCATCAAGGGATTGATCAAATATATGACTGCCAAG GTTTACTGCCACCTCCAGAGAAGCTCACTGCTGAGGTCCTGGGAATCATTTGCATTGTCCTGATGGCCACTGTGTTAAAAACAGTGGTTGTTATTCCTT ATAAACCGGAGCAGAGCAATTCTTCCCCGAATACAAGAACCCAGAaag TACGTCACTGTGGCCATTGTCCTGAGGAGTGGATTACATATTCCAACAGTTGTTATTACATTGGCAAGGAAAAAAGAACTTGGGCAGAGAGTTTGCTGGCCTGTACTTCAAAGAACTCTAGTCTGCTTTCTATAgataatgaagaagaaatg aaatttctgACTGCCATTTCACCATCCACATGGACTGGTGTGTTTCGTGACAGCAGTCATCATCCATGGGTGACAATCAACGGTCTGACTTTCAAACATGA GATAAAAGACTCAGATCATGCTGAATATAACTGTGCAATGCTACATCTAGATAGACTTAAATCAGTCCAGTGTAGATCTTCAAAAAGATATTATTGTAAGCATAAGCTTTAG
- the LOC126931793 gene encoding NKG2-C type II integral membrane protein isoform X5 — MNKQRGTFSEVSLAQDPKRQQRKPKDNKSPISGTKQEIFQVELNLQNPSLNHQGIDQIYDCQGLLPPPEKLTAEVLGIICIVLMATVLKTVVVIPFLEQNNSFPNTRTQKVRHCGHCPEEWITYSNSCYYIGKEKRTWAESLLACTSKNSSLLSIDNEEEMKFLTAISPSTWTGVFRDSSHHPWVTINGLTFKHEIKDSDHAEYNCAMLHLDRLKSVQCRSSKRYYCKHKL, encoded by the exons atgaataaacaaagaGGAACCTTCTCAGAAGTGAGTCTGGCCCAGGATCCAAAGAGGCAGCAAAGGAAACCTAAAGACAATAAAAGCCCCATTTCAGGAACCAAACAGGAAATATTCCAAGTAGAATTAAACCTTCAAAATCCTTCTCTGAATCATCAAGGGATTGATCAAATATATGACTGCCAAG GTTTACTGCCACCTCCAGAGAAGCTCACTGCTGAGGTCCTGGGAATCATTTGCATTGTCCTGATGGCCACTGTGTTAAAAACAGTGGTTGTTATTCCTT TCCTGGAGCAGAACAATTCTTTCCCGAATACAAGAACCCAGAAag TACGTCACTGTGGCCATTGTCCTGAGGAGTGGATTACATATTCCAACAGTTGTTATTACATTGGCAAGGAAAAAAGAACTTGGGCAGAGAGTTTGCTGGCCTGTACTTCAAAGAACTCTAGTCTGCTTTCTATAgataatgaagaagaaatg aaatttctgACTGCCATTTCACCATCCACATGGACTGGTGTGTTTCGTGACAGCAGTCATCATCCATGGGTGACAATCAACGGTCTGACTTTCAAACATGA GATAAAAGACTCAGATCATGCTGAATATAACTGTGCAATGCTACATCTAGATAGACTTAAATCAGTCCAGTGTAGATCTTCAAAAAGATATTATTGTAAGCATAAGCTTTAG
- the LOC126931793 gene encoding NKG2-C type II integral membrane protein isoform X4 — protein MNKQRGTFSEVSLAQDPKRQQRKPKGNKSSISGTEQEIFQVELNLQNPSVNHQGIDQIYDCQGLLPPPEKLTAEVLGIICIVLMATVLKTVVLIPFPEQSNSSLNTRTQKVRHCGHCPEEWITYSNSCYYIGKEKRTWAESLLACTSKNSSLLSIDNEEEMKFLTAILPSSWIGVFRNSSHHPWVTINGLTFKHEIKNSDNAEHNCAMLHARGLKSNQCESTVIYHCKHKL, from the exons atgaataaacaaagaGGAACCTTCTCAGAAGTGAGTCTGGCCCAGGATCCAAAGAGGCAGCAAAGGAAACCAAAAGGCAATAAAAGCTCCATTTCAGGAACCGAACAGGAAATATTCCAAGTAGAATTAAACCTTCAAAATCCTTCTGTGAATCATCAAGGGATTGATCAAATATATGACTGCCAAG GTTTACTGCCACCTCCAGAGAAGCTCACTGCTGAGGTCCTGGGAATCATTTGCATTGTCCTGATGGCCACTGTGTTAAAAACAGTGGTTCTTATTCCTT TCCCGGAGCAGAGCAATTCTTCCCTGAATACAAGAACGCAGAaag TACGTCACTGTGGCCATTGTCCTGAGGAGTGGATTACATATTCCAACAGTTGTTATTACATTGGCAAGGAAAAAAGAACTTGGGCAGAGAGTTTGCTGGCCTGTACTTCAAAGAACTCTAGTCTGCTTTCTATAgataatgaagaagaaatg aaatttctgACTGCCATTTTACCTTCCTCATGGATTGGTGTGTTTCGTAACAGCAGTCATCATCCATGGGTGACAATAAACGGTCTGACTTTCAAACATGA GATAAAAAACTCCGATAATGCTGAACACAACTGTGCAATGCTACATGCACGTGGACTCAAATCAAACCAGTGTGAATCTACAGTAATATATCATTGTAAGCATAAGCTTTAG